A segment of the Aptenodytes patagonicus chromosome 3, bAptPat1.pri.cur, whole genome shotgun sequence genome:
AGCCCGTGGCGAGCACCCTACCTGAGGCAAAGCCACCCAGCGGGTGCTCCCAGCTGCCCTGCACCTCCTCCAGCATCCGCTGCGTCATCTCGAAGAGCGGCTGGAAGAGGTGGTGGAAGCCGTGGTGGGGATGCTGGAAGAAGGGATGCAGCTCCCGGGAAAACCTCTCGTTGCGCGGGGGGAAGCGGATGTGCTGGACAGGGGGGCGGAAAGCCTCGCGGAAACCGCCGAAGGGTGCTCGGAAGAAGGGATACATGCGGCCGTAGACCTGGGTGCTGTCCTGGAAGATGTCGTCCACCCCATCCTCCAGCAACCCGAAACGTTCTTCCAGGTCCTCGAACTGCCGCCTCCTGCCGCTGGTCCCGCTCCAGCAGCGAGTCGATGCGCTCGCCGTTCACCCAGATGGAGAAGGGCGAGGAATGGTTGAGGAATTCCTCCAGCTGCCGGGCAGGGGAGCAGGATCAGGCCAAaattccccaccaccaccaccaccaccacagcatCACCGGGTGCTGTGGGACCACTCACCTGCCGCCCCACCAGCCCCGAGCCGCTGCGGCACGTGCGGGAGTAGAAGCGCATGCAGGTGTGCTTGAGGCAGGGCTTGCACTCTTCCCAGAGCGCCAGCATCGTCTCGTTGCACACCTCCTCCTTCGccgccagctgctgctccttctcccgGGCCAGCTGCACCGCCTCCTGCAAGGCATCCGCGTTCAGCCCCGAGGGCGTCCCCCCTGCTCCCGGGACACATGGATCCAGGGCACGGCATCCCCCGAGCCCTTCAGATGCACCCAGTCCGGCGTGGGGGTATCCCAGCCCGGCCAGGGGCTCCGGGTACCAGGGTCGGAGCGaccaccctcctcatcctcgcctcacctcccttcctcctcttggTCTCCTCCAGCGTGTGCAGGATGGCTTGGTGGTCCTTACTGGTCTTGTCCATGAGGGTCTTCATCTGTCTTCATCTGCTTCACCCCGTTGATGGCGTTTTCCACCTCCGTGTCGATGTATTTGCTGCCGGTTGCCGACAActctggggcggggggaggaagagCATCCCTCGGCCGGCCGCTCCCAAGGCGGCGGTGGGGGCCCCGCCAGCGCACGCAAATATTTGCGGGTGCAGAGTCCTGTTTGCTCGCCAACGGCCCGATTCCAGTTCACAGAACTCAAGAAAAGTGACCCAAAAATCTCGCCTGGGCTGGGGCCGCGTCTCCCTGCCCGCCACCCCCAATATTTGGGCAGCGCTGCCCGCGAGTcccccgggctgccccccccacccccccacccccccccttgtGCCGGGACGGCCGTCGGGCTGTGCCATCCCCCTCCGGCCACCGCCACCAGCTCTCGCCATGCCCATGCCGGCCCTCGCCCACCCGGCCCGGGGGGATCTCGGGGGGCAGGagcttcctttctcccctccccccacaaAAGCATCCAGCCCCAACCCTgggtccccatccccccccccaggatgATGCTCTGtgccccctccagcccctgccgCCCGagtatcccatcccatcccatcccatcccatcctgtcccatcCCGTCCCCGTGGGCAcagcgctccccccaccccacagccggCCTGTTCGCTNNNNNNNNNNNNNNNNNNNNNNNNNNNNNNNNNNNNNNNNNNNNNNNNNNNNNNNNNNNNNNNNNNNNNNNNNNNNNNNNNNNNNNNNNNNNNNNNNNNNAGCGCTGCCCTGGGCACGGTGCTGCCaggccccctgcccgccccgccccacgGCACCCACCcgggctgcccccccccgcccccccccccaccctgcagcccccactcACGCTTGAGCTCGCTGGGGGGGACGAGGGCCTGGCCCCCCTCCCAGGCGAGCAGGAGGCCGAGCAgcgagagcagcagcagcgccaTGGTCCCGTCccggaggcagctgcctgcgcagGCAGAGCGGGGGCTCGGAGCAGGATccggcccccccccaccccggacaCGGGGCTCTGAGTCAGCAGCGGggaccagcccccccccccccccccccggcacaatTTTTGGGACACAGCGATGGTTGAGCTAATGCCACGTtagccgggggagcggggggctgcagcccaTCCCCGGGAGGGGGTCCCTGGGCAGCAGGGTCCCGCTTGAAGCCCCGGCTGGGGGGCCGGGATGCAGAGCCCtgtgtgtccccgtccccgtccccccccccgcgcccgcccgcctgCGGGACAAACAAGccccaggcctggggccaggCGGGGCGGGCGGCCAAGGCAGTGACCGGGCACGGATTTCCCCCCCGCCGCGGGAGCCAGCGCTGTCTTTCttctcccccggccccccccgccccgggaggatggagaggggctgggggggggggggtgggggtgctgcaaggggtgtgggggggcaaagccgggacagggctgggctcctgccagccgcaggcagggatgggcagggatAGGCACTGCCGGCAGAGACCCCAGCCCCCCAAGAAGGGTGCCATGCCCAAGGCACCCACCGCTGGCACACCcagcccctcccctccccccccccagcgtgGGAGCCGCCAGCCCCCCGGGGTTGTGCAATGGCCCAGCTGCAGTGGGGCTCCggctcccccccccagcaccactGGCCCGGTGCCCCGCAGTGCTGCAGCACCCGCTGCAGCACCCATTGCAGCACCGGCTGCgtgcactgctgcagcctccctgcactgctggcccaccccccccccagtactGCCCCCCAAATaaccccccccagcccagcccagctccatcCCGCCCGGCCCAGGGCATTGTGGGAAACTCCTGCCCGATGGGATGAGCATCCGCCCGCTGCATCACCTCCCCCAGCACAGTCTGGAGGTGCGGGGGGCACCCCAGGGCGCACAGcccccccctctgccccacagcGGGTCCCCCACACCCAGAGGTGGCTGTGGCCCCCCCCTTGACTGACCCCCAGGCATGACCCCTGCACCCCCAAACCAGGCATGGAGCCCCCATCCCTCCCATGCCACTGCAcctcagccagggcaggggcACCCCAGGGATCACCCCTGGGGGGGACCCTTGTGTCCCCAGCCTGGGGGGGTCCTGGTGGGGGTCTTccaacagggaagggaagggaagggaagggaagggaagggaagggaagggaagggaagggaagggaagggaagggaaggaagggaagggaagggaagggaagggaagggaagggaagggaagggaagggaagggaagggaagggaagggaagggaagggaagggaagggaagggaagggaagggaagggaagggaagggaagggaagggaagggaagggaagggaagggaagggaagggaagggaagggaagggaagggaagggaagggaagggaagggaagggaagggaagggaagggaagggaagggaagggaagggaagggaagggaagggaagggaagggaagggaagggaagggaagggaaggggaagggaagggaagggaagggaaggggaagggaagggaagggaagggaagggaagggaagggaacccGTACCTGCAGTTGGCACCCCGGCTGCCCTGGTGAgctccgccgcggccgcccgcccccgccctccCCTATTTATCCGGCCGCGGCGCTGCGGGTccgccccgctccggccccggAGCTTTCTGGAACCGGCGggaccggccccggcccggcccggcccgccccccccccggtgctccccctccgtcccgtcccgtcgcccccccccccccgccggtgcGCGGCGCCGGGGATGGGCGCGGCGCCGCTCGGCAGCGCCTCGCACGCCCCCCCCCGCGGGTGGGCATCGCCCTCCCAAAActggggcgcgggggggggacggggaccttgCACCCTCCCCGGGGTCCCCAGGACACCCCAAACCCGGGTGTTGCAATCTTGGAGGGGGGGGTAAAACCTCGCCGAACGCTGCGCATCCCATTacccccccccaaacacccccctccccggggacccctATTCCCCCTCCCGTGGGGTGCTGCCGTCGCGGGGCGGGGAGCTGGCGCGAACGGGACATCCCCTTCCCACCCGCGGCCGCGTACCCAGCGGGGGGCTGCGTGCgacacccgccccccccccccccccccgagctgcaACATCCCCCACTGCcaagggggaaactgaggcacggctcccccctccccccccccccccccccgctcccggccatggcccctccccggccccacagcccgAAACTGCAGctccttcccgcccccccccggggcgaTAAACAACTTCCCGGCTGCTGCCGGCGGCCCGGTGCCAAAACGCAGCCCCGGGAACTGGGGGGACTGGTTGGCGCCCAGCGaaggggcgggggcggcgcccgggggctgggaagctgcttcccccctcccccccccccccccccccgccaggggGAGGGAGGCGCCCACGGCCCCGCGGGACCGGAGCCTCGGGAGCgctccccagcccggctgcagcGCCCGCTCGGGAGGGTGCCAGGTACGGGACACGCGTGGGGGAGCGGGGATGCGTGTGCTCCCGGGGCCGTCTGCGGGACACGCGTGTGCACGGGGGCGCACGGGGGTGCACGATCTCCCGGGACTGTACGGGGGACATGTCGGTGCATGTTCTGCCGGGGCCGTGTGCGGGTCACGCGTGTGCACGGGGGGTGCAAGGCTTCCCGGGACCGTGGGTGGGACACGTGGGTGCGTGTTCTCCCGGGGCCGTGGGTGGGACGTGGGGTGCATGCTCTCCCCGGAGCGTTCGGGGCTGGTGTGGGGGGTCTCTCCCCTCTGCCTCAATCCGCACCTCAGGAGCCCCAGGCCGGGTGGGATCTGGCCTGGGCCGGCGATGGCCGCGGGGAAGGTGGGTGCAGGctctgggggtggggggctgctgcttcacccagccccctgctccccccccttTCCAAGGGCTTCACACCCCGctctgctccccgcagccccaccGCACGTGGAAGAAGGGGACGTCTCCGGAGCAGGCGCCATCTCCGGAGCAGGCGCCATCTCAGCTGTGACCTTGCCGCCATCCTCCCCCTGAGAGAGGCCTGACcaaccttcctcttcctccccaggcacaGAGCAGCCTTGTAACccttttgctgctgctcctgccggtGCTGGCACAGACAGACATCCCTTGCTCCCCGTGCCGTGGTGGTGGGAGGCGAAGGCGAGGGGCCGGCGGGGTGACACCCAGTTTCCTTCCTGGTTTTCGGGGCGATGGCCTGTTTCTGGAGCAGGAAGGACAAGCGGAAAGGGGGGTCTCCCCTCACCACCGGCCTCGCAAGCGGCGGATTTGGGGATGTTTATCCAGGAGAGCGGTCCCAAGCCCCGGGTGGAAGATGCCGTCCCCTGGCAGCCGGCGGTGGGGGACCCGGAGGAGGAGTTTGCCACGTTCTGCCGGATCCGGCGCTGCGGTAAAGGCCAGCGGCTGAGCAGGGCCCTGCGCTTGCTCTGGCACGTGGCACAGTTGAAGGATGGGAGCAAGCAGCGCAGGGCTTCCCAAGGAGCCAAGGAGAGCCGGAGAGCCACCGGGATGCGGGCACAGGCTGCCGAGAGAGGCGCCGAGCTGGAGGGGAAAGCACCGGGGCTGCCAGAGGAGCCGGGGAACTGCCAAAAAGCCACCCGAGGTGGGGAAGCCCAACAGGAAGAGCAGGTGGCCTTGGTGACGGCGGTGAACGTCCGCAGCACGGTCCCACGCCTTGGGGAAGACGGTTGGGATGAGGTGATTGTCGGG
Coding sequences within it:
- the CLU gene encoding LOW QUALITY PROTEIN: clusterin (The sequence of the model RefSeq protein was modified relative to this genomic sequence to represent the inferred CDS: deleted 3 bases in 3 codons) — translated: MALLLLSLLGLLLAWEGGQALVPPSELKQLSATGSKYIDTEVENAINGVKQMKQMKTLMDKTSKDHQAILHTLEETKRRKEEAVQLAREKEQQLAAKEEVCNETMLALWEECKPCLKHTCMRFYSRTCRSGSGLVGRQLEEFLNHSSPFSIWVNGERIDSLLERDQRQERQFEDLEERFGLLEDGVDDIFQDSTQVYGRMYPFFRAPFGGFREAFRPPVQHIRFPPRNERFSRELHPFFQHPHHGFHHLFQPLFEMTQRMLEEVQGSWEHPLGGFASESRNFSDDRMVCREIRRNSAGCLRMRDECEKCREILSVDCGQTDPAQSQLREQLEDALRLAERFTRRYDDLLRAFQAEMLNTTSLLDQLNRQFGWVSRLANLTQGTDGFLQVTTVLSKAPNLEDPSAPPDTQVTVQLFDSEPLSLTVPGDISWEDPRFMEIVAEQALQHYKQNAIRE